The following are encoded in a window of bacterium genomic DNA:
- a CDS encoding class I SAM-dependent methyltransferase, which yields MSFKLDIQRTIENRQKLLNNRNLLYWYQILFETQFKAIMNFSNLNVIEIGSGTSPVKNFYPSVITTDILPMDHLDHVFDCHDIDRFEKIQDESIDIITMTNVMHHLGKPVDFLLKASKKLKNDGVIFITEPYMSFFSYILYKLLHREPIDYSITKPELSGIRGPLSSANIALSYKLFFSRKDWILPLHEKYSIDSREIRYYTFLSYFLTGGISSRVPIPYGIYKLLFKIDLYISHLLPRVCASFFTIKLKKNADETR from the coding sequence ATGAGTTTCAAGCTCGATATTCAGAGAACGATAGAAAACCGTCAAAAACTGTTGAACAACAGGAATCTCCTCTATTGGTATCAGATTCTCTTTGAAACTCAATTCAAAGCGATAATGAATTTCAGCAATCTGAATGTCATTGAAATCGGCAGCGGAACATCTCCCGTTAAAAACTTTTATCCATCTGTTATCACGACGGATATATTACCTATGGATCATCTCGACCATGTATTCGATTGCCATGACATCGATCGATTCGAAAAGATACAGGATGAAAGTATCGATATTATCACCATGACAAATGTGATGCATCACCTGGGAAAACCCGTTGATTTTCTGCTAAAAGCCTCAAAAAAGCTTAAAAATGACGGGGTAATATTCATCACCGAGCCCTATATGTCGTTTTTTTCGTATATTCTTTACAAACTCCTGCACCGTGAGCCCATTGACTATTCGATCACCAAGCCCGAATTATCCGGAATCCGAGGCCCCCTTTCAAGCGCAAATATCGCCCTCTCATACAAATTGTTTTTTTCACGGAAAGACTGGATACTGCCTCTCCATGAAAAGTACAGTATCGATTCACGGGAAATTCGGTATTATACGTTCCTTTCATATTTCCTGACCGGTGGAATTTCCAGCAGGGTTCCGATACCATATGGGATATATAAGCTTCTGTTTAAAATAGATTTGTATATTTCACACCTGTTGCCGCGTGTGTGCGCCTCTTTTTTCACGATTAAACTGAAAAAGAATGCCGATGAAACCCGATAA
- a CDS encoding class I SAM-dependent methyltransferase, producing MRHGEYLVKHDPGNIWNWESPAGKVRWNRRVRMLISHITAEMNVLEIGCGTGCLTLELERTGAAITAVDISRDLLERARLRITSPRVTFLEEDCCHSRFPDDTFDTIIGSSVLHHLDIDAALHEIYRLLKPGGSIFFTEPNMLNPQIALQKNIPYLKRKLGDSPDETAFIRWSLKNKMLKEGFSAIKIVPFDFLHPGIPRSLISIVQPLCSWAEKIPMVSEIAGSLYIRAVKAGDE from the coding sequence ATGAGGCATGGGGAATATCTTGTTAAACACGATCCCGGAAATATCTGGAACTGGGAATCTCCGGCCGGGAAGGTACGCTGGAATCGCAGAGTACGAATGCTTATATCACACATCACCGCGGAAATGAACGTTCTCGAGATCGGATGCGGCACCGGCTGCCTGACCCTTGAACTGGAAAGAACCGGCGCCGCAATAACCGCAGTCGATATTTCACGGGACCTTCTCGAACGAGCCCGGCTCCGGATAACCTCGCCGCGTGTCACTTTCCTCGAAGAGGATTGCTGCCATTCCCGTTTCCCGGACGATACATTCGATACCATCATCGGGAGCTCCGTTCTTCACCACCTCGATATCGATGCTGCATTACACGAGATATACCGGCTCCTGAAGCCGGGGGGCAGCATTTTTTTTACCGAGCCGAATATGCTGAATCCGCAGATAGCCCTTCAGAAAAACATACCATACCTGAAACGAAAATTAGGTGATTCTCCCGATGAGACCGCTTTCATACGATGGTCGTTGAAGAATAAAATGCTCAAAGAAGGTTTCAGCGCTATAAAAATAGTGCCGTTCGACTTTTTGCATCCGGGAATTCCACGGTCGCTCATATCCATTGTTCAGCCGTTGTGCTCATGGGCCGAAAAGATACCCATGGTGTCCGAAATAGCCGGCTCTCTCTATATCCGTGCGGTGAAAGCGGGGGATGAATGA
- a CDS encoding tetratricopeptide repeat protein — MTRNTKKMIVSIVLVMLTMCVYLQVRGHEFLQLDDDTYIYENHHVQRGLSLEGLKWAFSFNEIAYWHPLTWLSLMLDAQFFGKNPAGYHLENMIIHILNALLVFFVFERMTKSLWSSAFIAALFALHPINIESVAWATERKSVLSTLFWMATMFVYVLYTERPSVKRYLPVLLFLIMGLLSKPVLATLPAVLCLVDFWPLERFASLGVKQRRKNKPSRGNAHGYGNRLLFYEKIPLFLLSASAVFISFLSSRAFPSFTRSIPLAQKISTSLIGYALYIKKFLWPDSFAVYYPYPSSVSPLHIAVSVALLAVITVFVIRYVRSAPYLITGWLWYLITLFPVIGIVQAGLWPLIADRFAYVPFIGLFVMASWGLPQVFRAWSIKREILVVMAAASILACAVIARINVRYWKDSVTLYRHALAVTDNNAEIQWRLGLVFLQLDKYDEAYAACGQSLKMYPYIPQAYNIMGLSLVKRNRYDEAIAHYKKALQMKADYVEVYDNLGSALADRNMPDEAIRQYNEALRIDPDFAKAHNNLGSVLAELGRTDEAIGHYKKALAINPDYAEAHNNLGVELEGIGKIDEAFREYSEAIRLKPDYADAHVNLGNVYFHKGDYARAEEQYRQALLINAHHAVAEQNLAIIRSLRKQ; from the coding sequence ATGACGCGAAACACAAAAAAAATGATTGTCAGTATAGTGCTTGTCATGCTGACGATGTGTGTTTACCTGCAGGTTCGGGGTCATGAATTCCTCCAGCTCGATGACGATACCTATATATACGAGAACCATCATGTCCAGCGAGGATTGTCATTGGAAGGATTGAAATGGGCGTTCAGTTTCAATGAAATCGCTTACTGGCATCCGCTGACATGGCTGTCGCTCATGCTCGATGCTCAATTCTTCGGTAAAAATCCCGCCGGTTATCACCTCGAAAACATGATAATTCATATTCTCAATGCGCTTCTTGTATTCTTTGTTTTCGAACGCATGACGAAATCGCTCTGGTCAAGCGCTTTTATTGCAGCGCTTTTTGCCCTTCATCCCATCAATATCGAATCCGTTGCCTGGGCGACAGAGCGTAAAAGTGTGCTCAGCACCCTTTTCTGGATGGCGACGATGTTCGTTTATGTGCTCTATACTGAACGACCGTCTGTCAAACGGTATCTTCCCGTTCTTCTCTTTTTGATCATGGGTCTCCTGTCAAAACCCGTTCTGGCAACACTGCCGGCTGTTTTATGCCTCGTCGATTTCTGGCCTCTCGAACGGTTCGCCAGTCTTGGGGTCAAACAACGCCGGAAAAACAAGCCATCGCGCGGAAATGCTCATGGATATGGCAACCGCCTGCTCTTTTATGAAAAAATCCCCCTGTTTTTATTATCCGCATCTGCCGTTTTCATATCGTTTCTCTCGTCCCGCGCTTTTCCGAGTTTTACGAGATCGATTCCGCTGGCCCAGAAAATCTCCACATCGCTTATCGGTTATGCGTTATACATAAAGAAATTTCTGTGGCCCGACAGTTTCGCTGTGTATTATCCCTATCCTTCCTCTGTGTCGCCTTTGCATATTGCGGTTTCTGTCGCGCTGCTTGCCGTAATAACCGTATTCGTCATCAGATATGTCCGCTCAGCACCGTATCTCATAACCGGCTGGCTGTGGTATCTCATTACGCTTTTCCCGGTAATCGGTATCGTACAGGCGGGATTATGGCCTCTGATCGCCGACAGGTTTGCGTATGTGCCGTTTATCGGTCTTTTCGTCATGGCATCATGGGGATTGCCACAAGTATTCAGGGCGTGGAGCATTAAGAGAGAAATTCTCGTCGTGATGGCGGCAGCTTCGATTCTTGCGTGCGCGGTCATTGCCCGGATCAACGTACGGTACTGGAAAGACAGCGTTACACTGTATCGGCATGCCCTTGCGGTAACCGATAACAATGCCGAGATACAGTGGAGGCTCGGGCTCGTTTTCCTACAGCTGGACAAATATGACGAGGCATACGCGGCGTGCGGGCAGTCGCTGAAGATGTATCCGTATATACCGCAGGCATATAATATCATGGGATTGTCTCTGGTCAAGAGAAACAGGTATGATGAAGCCATCGCACATTATAAAAAAGCATTGCAGATGAAAGCCGATTATGTTGAGGTATATGATAATCTGGGATCGGCGCTTGCTGACAGGAATATGCCGGATGAGGCGATCAGACAGTATAATGAAGCGCTGCGGATAGATCCGGATTTTGCGAAGGCCCATAACAACCTGGGATCGGTTCTTGCCGAGCTTGGCAGAACCGACGAGGCCATCGGGCATTACAAAAAGGCGCTCGCGATAAATCCCGATTATGCCGAAGCGCACAACAATCTGGGGGTCGAGCTCGAAGGAATCGGGAAAATAGACGAGGCATTCAGGGAGTATTCCGAAGCGATCCGCTTGAAACCAGATTATGCCGATGCGCATGTCAATCTTGGAAATGTGTACTTTCACAAGGGTGATTACGCCAGAGCCGAAGAACAGTATCGACAGGCGCTGCTCATCAATGCGCACCATGCGGTTGCGGAACAGAATCTGGCAATCATCCGGTCACTGCGGAAACAGTAA
- a CDS encoding sodium/solute symporter (Members of the Solute:Sodium Symporter (SSS), TC 2.A.21 as described in tcdb.org, catalyze solute:Na+ symport. Known solutes for members of the family include sugars, amino acids, nucleosides, inositols, vitamins, urea or anions, depending on the system.), which produces MSINVIDISVILVYFAALMAIGFLKGRGKRVNSGEYFISKGTLPWWVIAMAFVATGMNTEQLIGQNGMGYTIGLTMVNWYIIVFFVYSMLVLVFLPVYLRNGIVTMPEFLGKRFDERSRNVFTVLLLVSYVLLNLAVVFYGGAKLLEVVMGLNIWWGVFILGAVAGIYTMYGGMASASYTAVLQFALIFISGFFVFFIGYAKLPHGWSDVVAHAPGGFHLIQPMNYPVIPWHAIPLTILGLHLYYSCINQALVQKSFGAKTEWDARMAIVVAGMFVFLRPFVEIFPGMICRALAVFDPRFDLGDQPVDNVFPLLIRELIPQGLRGLILVGILSSVMSTISAFLNSISTLFTLDVYKKWIEPGADEKKLVRVGIIATLFLMIFSVVYSPFIGIIGGGIFHYFQMIASYLAVPIATVFLVGILWKRATPDSAFVVLIAGIPIGLCINWLIPHLFRPETVAAYSLSNFFIISGMTQAVCVLLMLAISMFTQPKPVESISSLLFTKESLMLPANEPKRPFYQSFWVWWFLFVAMYVILYIMFW; this is translated from the coding sequence ATGTCAATTAATGTTATCGACATTTCCGTTATTCTGGTGTATTTCGCCGCACTCATGGCAATAGGATTTTTGAAAGGGCGGGGGAAACGGGTCAATTCCGGTGAATATTTCATTTCAAAGGGAACACTGCCATGGTGGGTAATTGCCATGGCGTTCGTTGCCACCGGCATGAATACCGAACAGTTGATCGGTCAGAATGGTATGGGATACACCATTGGCCTCACCATGGTCAACTGGTACATAATAGTGTTTTTTGTCTATTCGATGCTGGTTCTTGTTTTCCTTCCCGTATACCTCCGTAACGGCATCGTGACCATGCCTGAATTTCTGGGAAAACGGTTCGACGAGCGAAGCCGGAACGTATTCACCGTGCTCCTTCTGGTGAGTTATGTCCTCCTGAATCTCGCTGTAGTGTTCTATGGCGGCGCGAAGCTGCTCGAAGTCGTCATGGGCCTCAATATATGGTGGGGAGTTTTCATCCTGGGCGCTGTAGCAGGTATCTACACCATGTACGGCGGAATGGCATCGGCATCGTATACGGCGGTTCTCCAGTTCGCCCTTATTTTCATATCCGGTTTTTTTGTGTTTTTTATCGGATATGCCAAGCTTCCGCACGGATGGAGCGATGTCGTTGCACATGCTCCCGGTGGTTTTCACCTTATCCAGCCGATGAATTATCCTGTTATCCCCTGGCACGCAATACCCCTGACCATTCTGGGTCTGCACCTATACTATTCCTGCATCAACCAGGCTCTGGTCCAGAAAAGCTTCGGCGCAAAAACGGAGTGGGACGCCCGTATGGCGATCGTTGTCGCCGGTATGTTCGTGTTTCTCAGGCCGTTTGTTGAGATTTTCCCCGGTATGATCTGCAGGGCGCTCGCCGTTTTCGATCCGCGTTTCGATCTCGGCGATCAGCCGGTCGATAACGTTTTTCCGCTCCTGATACGCGAGCTCATCCCTCAGGGACTTCGCGGACTCATACTGGTCGGTATTCTCTCGTCGGTCATGTCGACCATTTCGGCGTTTCTCAATTCAATTTCCACACTCTTCACTCTCGATGTCTATAAAAAATGGATCGAACCCGGTGCTGACGAGAAAAAACTCGTTCGCGTTGGAATTATCGCCACCCTGTTTCTCATGATTTTCAGCGTTGTATATTCTCCTTTTATCGGTATAATAGGCGGCGGCATCTTTCATTATTTTCAGATGATTGCATCATATCTTGCTGTCCCCATAGCGACAGTATTTCTTGTCGGGATACTCTGGAAACGGGCCACACCTGATTCAGCATTTGTTGTACTCATTGCCGGTATCCCCATTGGTCTTTGTATCAACTGGCTTATCCCTCATCTCTTTCGACCGGAGACAGTTGCGGCATACAGTTTAAGTAATTTCTTCATCATCAGCGGAATGACCCAGGCGGTCTGTGTGCTTCTCATGCTCGCCATCAGCATGTTCACACAACCGAAGCCCGTCGAATCCATTTCCTCGCTGCTTTTTACGAAAGAATCACTCATGCTCCCCGCAAACGAGCCGAAACGTCCCTTTTATCAATCGTTCTGGGTCTGGTGGTTTTTGTTTGTGGCGATGTACGTAATTCTGTATATAATGTTCTGGTAG
- a CDS encoding ROK family protein, with protein MNVIGSDLGGTKLSSALFAPEGTILYKISDILDGREGKDVCRLIHDHIRNLLSESDTPVSSIGISVPGIYREKTGSVWAPNIPGWTDYPLRDDLIDLIGDTSIRITIDSDRSCYILGETWKGAARGCSDVVFIAVGTGIGAGVMVNGAVVRGNSGCAGSIGWFALDRPYKNDYERSGSFEYHTSGEGIAGKVRSLLSSDTAYTGILREKDYAAITTRDVFDAYASHDPLAVMVLDESVELWGMAAANMISLLNPEMIVFGGGVFGPAGQFIDRIRDEARKWAQPVGCCDVRFTVSKLGPDAGLYGAGRLALLKEGEY; from the coding sequence ATGAATGTTATCGGATCGGACCTCGGCGGAACGAAACTCTCATCGGCTCTTTTTGCTCCCGAGGGGACGATACTGTATAAAATTTCGGACATCCTCGATGGGAGAGAAGGAAAGGATGTCTGCCGCCTGATACATGATCACATACGGAATCTGCTCTCGGAAAGCGATACTCCGGTCAGTTCGATCGGTATTTCCGTGCCCGGCATATACCGTGAAAAAACCGGGAGCGTATGGGCGCCGAATATTCCCGGTTGGACCGATTATCCGCTCCGTGACGATCTGATCGACCTTATCGGAGATACATCGATACGGATAACCATCGACAGCGACAGGTCATGTTATATACTCGGCGAAACATGGAAGGGCGCGGCACGCGGCTGCTCCGATGTCGTTTTTATTGCTGTCGGCACCGGTATCGGCGCGGGAGTGATGGTCAACGGCGCTGTCGTGCGGGGAAATTCCGGGTGCGCCGGCTCGATCGGATGGTTTGCCCTCGACCGGCCGTATAAAAACGACTATGAAAGAAGCGGTTCATTCGAATACCATACCTCCGGCGAAGGGATAGCCGGGAAAGTACGATCCCTCCTTTCAAGCGATACCGCATATACGGGAATCCTCCGGGAAAAAGACTATGCCGCGATAACGACCCGTGACGTTTTCGACGCCTACGCTAGTCACGATCCCCTGGCGGTTATGGTTCTCGATGAAAGCGTGGAATTATGGGGAATGGCCGCGGCGAACATGATAAGCCTGCTGAATCCGGAAATGATCGTTTTCGGCGGCGGTGTTTTCGGGCCTGCGGGGCAGTTTATCGATAGAATCAGGGATGAGGCCCGGAAATGGGCACAGCCGGTAGGATGCTGCGATGTCAGATTTACCGTTTCGAAGCTCGGACCCGATGCCGGTCTTTATGGCGCCGGAAGGCTGGCACTTTTGAAGGAGGGAGAATACTAA
- a CDS encoding sugar isomerase domain-containing protein — MLAKEWLNNARDVMDKIEKTQMKSIQKAAEIMAESIAAGRWVHTFGCGHATLPIEEMYPRIGGFVGFHPMIELPLSFFTHIVGEMGVHQFVFLERVEGYGNEIMKSYTFDPRDTMWFFSHSGINNVNIDVALEAKRLGMKIVVTGSAEAYKDIPTRHSSGKKLFEIADVVVDSCATAQDASVALKNHKDKIGPVSTISFVTCVWMMITTVAEILADKGVKVYIHPSHNVPGDTTAKDRLTEALNEYKRRIAGV; from the coding sequence ATGTTAGCGAAAGAATGGCTCAATAACGCCCGTGACGTCATGGACAAGATCGAAAAAACACAAATGAAGTCGATACAGAAGGCAGCGGAGATCATGGCGGAGAGTATCGCCGCCGGAAGGTGGGTTCACACGTTTGGCTGCGGTCATGCGACGCTGCCTATCGAGGAGATGTACCCGCGCATCGGAGGATTTGTGGGTTTCCATCCGATGATCGAGCTTCCTCTTTCATTTTTCACCCATATCGTCGGCGAGATGGGGGTTCATCAATTCGTGTTTCTCGAACGCGTGGAAGGGTACGGGAATGAAATTATGAAGAGTTATACCTTCGATCCCCGTGATACCATGTGGTTTTTTTCACATTCGGGAATCAACAACGTCAACATAGATGTCGCGCTCGAAGCGAAACGTCTCGGCATGAAAATTGTTGTTACAGGCTCGGCCGAGGCATATAAAGACATCCCGACCCGTCACTCCTCGGGAAAAAAGCTGTTTGAAATCGCTGATGTCGTCGTGGATTCGTGTGCTACCGCCCAGGATGCATCGGTCGCGCTGAAAAATCACAAGGACAAGATAGGGCCCGTTTCCACAATCTCTTTTGTCACATGCGTCTGGATGATGATAACGACAGTCGCGGAAATTCTTGCGGATAAGGGAGTCAAGGTCTATATACATCCATCGCATAATGTTCCCGGCGACACAACCGCAAAAGACCGTCTCACTGAAGCGCTGAATGAATACAAGAGAAGAATTGCCGGAGTATAA